The Streptomyces sp. NBC_00691 genome has a segment encoding these proteins:
- a CDS encoding RNA polymerase subunit sigma-70: protein MHDDTFPAALTGCFDAHEERLRRVALRMTGSEAGAEEALVSVRAGLGRDDETSVRAWLTALVARACVRGLQGPRAGEGPGRGSRVGEAGGGGPGGGPPGGGPEDEARCGAEDRPGGGGEEVWLALFLVLDSLGAQERLAYVLHDVFGLPSSETARVTGDSPEESARLARRARERVRGHGTARTDGGVARQRAVVTRFLAAARARDARTLASVLDPDVVAHSAHGPVHGPVHGAPAVAEGAAAFARFADVTRPALVDGAVGAVAFVGGRPVSAVAFALRRDRIVTVSVTTGEDRVRALDLVFSDG from the coding sequence ATGCACGACGACACCTTTCCGGCTGCCCTGACCGGGTGTTTCGACGCCCACGAGGAGCGGCTGCGGCGCGTGGCCCTGCGGATGACGGGCTCGGAGGCCGGTGCCGAGGAGGCGCTGGTGTCGGTGCGGGCCGGGCTGGGACGGGACGACGAGACGTCGGTGCGGGCCTGGCTGACGGCACTGGTCGCACGCGCGTGCGTGCGGGGGCTCCAGGGGCCCCGGGCAGGCGAGGGCCCCGGCCGCGGGAGCCGGGTCGGCGAGGCCGGCGGCGGCGGGCCCGGGGGCGGGCCGCCCGGGGGCGGTCCCGAGGACGAGGCCAGGTGCGGGGCCGAGGACCGGCCCGGAGGCGGGGGCGAGGAGGTCTGGCTCGCGCTGTTCCTCGTCCTGGATTCGCTGGGAGCCCAGGAGCGGCTCGCCTATGTGCTGCACGACGTGTTCGGGCTGCCGTCGTCCGAGACCGCCCGCGTCACCGGCGACTCCCCCGAGGAGTCGGCCCGGCTGGCCCGGCGGGCCCGGGAGCGCGTACGGGGCCACGGGACGGCCCGTACCGACGGGGGCGTCGCACGGCAACGGGCGGTGGTGACCCGCTTCCTGGCCGCCGCACGCGCGCGTGACGCCCGTACGCTCGCCTCCGTCCTCGACCCGGACGTGGTCGCCCACTCCGCGCACGGCCCGGTGCACGGCCCGGTGCACGGCGCGCCCGCCGTCGCCGAGGGCGCGGCCGCGTTCGCGCGGTTCGCGGACGTGACCCGGCCCGCGCTGGTCGACGGAGCCGTCGGCGCGGTCGCCTTCGTCGGCGGACGGCCCGTCTCCGCCGTGGCGTTCGCCCTCCGCCGGGACCGGATCGTCACCGTCTCCGTCACCACGGGAGAGGACCGGGTACGCGCCCTGGACCTGGTCTTCTCCGACGGATGA
- a CDS encoding methyltransferase: protein MNRLTTSWGAFTLTRHPEDPRDQLRAWDASDEYLLGRLAEDGTDLSGTVAVLGDRWGALVTALQAAGPGELVQISDSYLGRQATRANLARAGAAPDAVRLLTTQDPPPERIDVLLVRVPKSLALLEDQLHRLAPAVHEGTVVVGTGMVKEIHTSTLRLFERILGPTRTSLAVKKARLIHTTPDPAVTPRPNPWPHRYDLPADTPAPGLPGLTVTNHAGVFCADRLDIGTRFLLANLPGGIGRVRVADLGCGNGVVGLAIALHEPDAELIFTDESYQAVASAEENFRTHVGDGRKAEFLVGDGLADVPDGSVDLVLNNPPFHTHQATTDRTARRMFSDARRALRPGGELWVIGNRHLGYHVTLRRIFGNSELVASDAKFVVLRAVRQA, encoded by the coding sequence ATGAACCGTTTGACCACGTCATGGGGCGCCTTCACGCTGACCCGCCATCCCGAGGACCCGCGCGACCAGCTGCGCGCCTGGGACGCGTCCGACGAGTACCTCCTGGGCCGACTGGCCGAGGACGGCACCGACCTGTCCGGCACCGTCGCCGTCCTCGGCGACCGCTGGGGAGCCCTCGTCACCGCACTCCAGGCCGCCGGCCCCGGAGAGCTCGTCCAGATCTCCGACTCGTACCTCGGCCGCCAGGCCACGCGCGCCAACCTCGCGCGCGCCGGTGCCGCCCCGGACGCGGTCCGGCTGCTCACCACCCAGGACCCGCCGCCCGAGCGGATCGACGTCCTCCTCGTCCGCGTCCCCAAGAGCCTCGCGCTCCTGGAGGACCAGCTGCACCGGCTCGCACCCGCCGTGCACGAGGGCACCGTGGTCGTCGGCACCGGCATGGTCAAGGAGATCCACACCTCCACCCTGCGGCTCTTCGAGCGGATCCTCGGGCCCACCCGCACCTCGCTCGCGGTGAAGAAGGCACGGCTGATCCACACGACGCCCGATCCGGCCGTCACCCCACGCCCCAACCCCTGGCCCCACCGGTACGACCTTCCGGCCGACACCCCCGCGCCGGGCCTTCCCGGTCTGACCGTCACCAACCACGCCGGGGTCTTCTGCGCCGACCGCCTCGACATCGGCACGCGCTTCCTCCTGGCGAACCTGCCGGGCGGCATCGGCCGGGTCCGCGTCGCCGACCTCGGCTGCGGCAACGGCGTGGTCGGCCTCGCCATCGCGCTGCACGAACCCGACGCGGAACTGATCTTCACCGACGAGTCGTACCAGGCGGTCGCCTCGGCGGAGGAGAACTTCCGTACGCACGTGGGCGACGGGCGCAAGGCCGAGTTCCTCGTCGGCGACGGGCTCGCCGACGTGCCCGACGGCTCGGTGGACCTGGTCCTCAACAACCCGCCGTTCCACACCCACCAGGCCACCACGGACCGCACGGCCCGCCGGATGTTCTCCGACGCGCGGCGCGCGCTGCGGCCGGGCGGCGAACTGTGGGTCATCGGCAACCGTCACCTCGGCTACCACGTCACCCTCCGCCGGATCTTCGGCAACAGTGAACTGGTCGCGAGCGACGCCAAGTTCGTGGTCCTGCGCGCGGTGCGCCAGGCCTAG